GGTGATGTACAAATCCCACTGTGCAGCATGCTCATCCATTTTCTCATGGGCATCTAGGTAATTTGCAATTTGGCTCTTAGTATAGGGTCTACTACACATGCGGGTTTCTCTAAGATGTACATAGACACCAGCTGGCCAGGCATTGCCAAGCTGTTTCCTCAAAGAGCCCCCAGGTCCCTGAGTGTGCCACTGAGTACCTTCCTTCAAGACtactggccctgggcactgtctgtccctgagctccttttgctcgaggctagcactctaccacttgagccacagggccacttctggcttttctgtgtatgtggtactgaggaattgaacccagggcttcatgcatgctaggcaagtgctctactactaagccacacccccaatCTTTTAAAGCTCCCTTTCCTACTGGGCTCTCTTCCTTACTCATTTGTATATCACTTTAGCCCCTGCAACTGTTACCTATTTGCTCctatcccttttttcttttcaccaatcctaaggcctgggcactgtccctgagcttttttctacCACTTTGGAAATAACAGATTTTCCTGcgtaggttagctttgaaccatgatcctcagatctgcctTTCCCCTATTTTAGTGAGTAGAAGCTCTTAAACTCATTAGATGCTCTGTGCAGACTAGAAATGTGTGAGGTCTCTTGTTTTTGACCATCTGAGTTCTGTAATCCATTAGTATCAAGTTCATCTGGTGAAAGGGGAGGTCCAGTTTCATCGTTTCTCAGCCCACTGCCATGAAAGCACGTGTGCATTTTTCTCTCACAACTTCACAGTGAAGTCTTAAATTAGTCTGGTAATTtccacatcttttttttcctttggagacAAGGTCATCAGTATTTGTAACCCAGGCTGACTCAATCACAATCTGCCTGGCCTTGTGTAGTTTTATGTCTTGTTGAGTATTTTAAAGTTGTATGTGTGACAGTTGTATTTTTTTAGGTGGAAACTGtgtagctttgaaccttgagctaggattataggcatgagctaccagtgcaatAAGTTTACTTTCTCATACAGGCAAAAAGTGTTACACAATTAAATTTGTTTTAGGTTTTTGGACTTTATAAAGCATTTATCTGTTCTTACCTATTCTTAGTTTTTACAAATTTGATCCCTTAGCTCCATAAAACTATAAATGATCTGTTTTTCACTCAGTGAAATGCTGACTTTATTGGGTCTGTGTATACTATTTTCGCCTACAGCACTGAGCTGTTTGTTCCCAGAGCTTGCTTCATAGTGGTTAAGATTTACTATCCCTTTTATTTAAAGGTGTGTGCATTAGTTTAGAATGGCTGCATTTCTATTCTTAACTGATTCTGCTCTCTTGGACTTATGGGTATAGAATTGTGGCTAACCAGATACAACTCATTTGTGTACACTTTTTACCAAGTTCCCTGGTATCCCTGACTGCTCAAAGGTGAGTGGTACTCAGAATTGACTTTCCTGGTGTTTTCCATCATGGCAGGCACGCGCTGATCAGGAAGCTCAGCCAGCTGAGAGAATGTGAGCCAGAGCTGGCCCAGCTGCTTGTGGATCAGGTGAGTGGAACTGGCTGGGTCTGGCTTAGAAGTGGGAAGCTACTTTTCCTTTTCCACATTTTGGGTTTGCACCCTCCCTAACGCAGTTTCCTCCCTGCCTTACAGATCTATGAGAACGCCATGATAGCAGCAGGACTTGTGGATGACCCTAGGCCCATGGTTAGCCGTCTGAATGACCTGCTCGTTAAGGCCCTAGAAAAACACTGATGGCTAAACTTAAGCTAGAGCCATGTCTATCTTGGAGGCACGAGTGAGAGGCTTGGACACCCCAAGTAGACCACCACGTTTAGCTTTATTTACCTCCATTAAAAGGTATTTCTTAATTCAGCGTTACCAACATTTTGTCTATCCAGATGTGCTGAAGCAGGCAGTGCTCTCACTGGAGTGTTACCTCCACAGGGTAGTGATCACTGATGGCTTTGGCCTGTAGGGGGAGGGCACGGGTTCTGGAGGATGAGCTGGTAGAGGAAGCCATAGGCCAAACTATCCCTCCTCCCCTGAAAGCACTGTTGGCTCTCCCGGGCTCCTGGCCCCCACCGTATAAAGGGCACTCACGAGAGGGACGCTCAGTTTGTATGCTGCCTGGAAGTCAAAGGGAGCAGCTGAGTCAGGAACGACAGCATCCTGGAGCAGCTCTCCAGCCACCACGATCCTACAAGCAGGCCCAGGAGACAAGGTTTCCTCAGGTCAGTGGGCCCAGGCTTATGCCACTTGGCTCTGAGGACTGGGGGCCTAGTGAATACTGAGAGCCGAACACTAGACATCCAGGCCTGCCAGCCGCACCCACCTATCGTAGGCACAGTGCGTAGAAGAGACCGTGGTATCAGCGGAGTCAGGAATCAGCCACTTGAAGGCAGGGCTTGTGCGCAGGCGGATGGAGGACCACTGAGAGGGGGTCACATAGCTGCAGCCTGCGTTGAAATCACCCATCAACATGACGTCCTGAAAGATAGCTACCTGTTGGCCCAGGGACAAAGGCCCACCAGAGGCCAGGACCCCAGGGCCTCAGCCTCACCTTCAGGCCCCACTTCTGCTGGACATCCAGGTAGACATCATAGAGAGCATCAATCTCAGTGACAGCCTCAGTGGGGGCTGCGTGCAAGGGCACGATGGCGAACTCGCTGACACCTGAGGAAACAGGAGAGAGACAAGCTAAGAACTGCCCAGCATGCAGAGTGGAGGAGCATGACAGCCGCACTGAAGCACTCACTGGTGAACGGGGAGGAGAACCTGACAATGGCTGGCTCTCTGCTGAAGGTGTCGTTCCCACAGGGCTCACAGCCATCGTCGTAGTAGTAGCTGTCCAGCACCGTGACCTGGTCAGGCCTGTGGAAGAAGATGAGCTTGGAGCAGTCCTCCCCACACCTGCAAACCTGCTCGCCAACAACTGGGGCTTCACCTGTACACAAAAAGGTACTGCTCCTTGTAGCTGCTGCGTCCCAGCGGCTCACTGACCACATAGCGATAGGTGTCTGGTACGTCCCTGCAGGGAAGGAACAAAGGTATGGCTGGGGCAACAGAGGGAACCTTCTGGCTACCGACAGGGCCCTGCTCACTGCCACCCAGATGAAACGTGAGACGGTGCCCAGAAGTGGTGGTCACCTACTGGTTGAGTTCGTCCAGCAGCTTCCCCACAGCTGCCAGGTAGGTGTCTCTGACCTCCTGGACAAGGGCGATGTCATAGCGACTCAGGATCTATGGGGCAAGGGTTGGTGGGACTGTTATACTCCAGCCAGCCACTGGCCAGGTCATGCCTGTGAGCACACTAGTGTTACAGCTTCTGTTCCTTGGGGCATTTTTATGGCATAGGACAGCTACATCCTTATGTGCCTGCCACAGACAGCACGGCAAGTGACCGAGGTACAACATACACCCCACCTGCTatccccctctcccctcacgTGCAGTCGGCCATCCTGGGCTTACCTTCACAATGTATCTGGAGAGGGTGTCATTGGACATCTTGGTCTCCCCAAAAGTCTGGATGTTGAAGGCTGCGATCCTCAAAGACACAGCCGCCTGCTGTAGACAGGCCAGGGCAACTAGTGTCCCCATCAGCATGATGCCCCTCATCCTGGACAGTTGAGTCATGGGGAGATGGAAGCAGTGAGACCCAGGACTCAGGCCTGGGATCTCAGTCCTTCCTCTGGGCGATACAAAAGGGCAAATACATACCCGAGCTAATCCAGCACTGGGAGCAGTGCTGGCTGGAGGAGACTAGCCACAAGAGCCCACACTTAGCTTGCTCTGTGGGCATGACACAGCTTTAAGCCCACCTGCCTGACATACAGGACTGGTGGGTAGCCCGGAGGAACAAACCTGGCACTCACCTGAAGTAATGTCTACAGAGACGATGGGTTTCGTGCCAGGAGTCTGGAATACTCTCTGATGCCCTTTACAAAGCAGAGTCTGCAGAGCTGCTGGACTCCGTGTCTGCAAAGGCAATGCCAGGCACAGCCCAGGTTTTAAAGGCTCAGGCATCCGTGACCTCCCAGGCCTGGCTCGCGTGCACCCTCCACCTGAGAATACAGAACAAAGGCAGTGCCTGTGTACTTCCCCTGAGGTAGTGGGCGGGCTGCTGGCATGTGCTGACTTCAACAGACACAGATCCTTGCTATTATAAAAACACTTGATAATCATGTTTGCACATGGTTGTAAAATGCCTAAAGTGTCCTTTGCCTAAAGTGTCCTTTGCCCAGCCTGTAAGCTCACTGGGGAGGGGCAGGTGTGTGGTAGAGCTGGGCTTGCTCATGTCTCTGTTCTAACCTTGAGGTCACCTTGATGCTAAGGCAAAGCCATATCCTAGGTGGGTGTTGCAAATGGGGCCCAAGATTGTCTGGCCACCCcaactccttcctgccttcctcctttaTCAACTGTGAGGTGTGCAACTGGGCAAGAATTTAGGGTCTCTGGACAAGGACTACAGGATATAAGCACTGAGGCTACTGGCACCCCTGTGGCCAATGAAAGGCTGTGATGCTAGCCCTGGGGGACTGCAGCACCCAGGGCCAAGCTTTGGCCCAGTCAGACTCCTTCTTGCAGAATTCTGACCTTCCCACTCATGTTCATTTCCTGGGCCACTACATGTTACCACTAATTCAGCAGCTTAAGATCCTCTTACCATTCTGGAGAGCAGAGGCCGGAAACCCAAATGCTAACAGGACTGTGTTCGCTGAGCTCTGGATGGATCCTTGTCCCTTCCAGCTCCTCGTGGCCCCTCCGACACTCAGTGGTCACTGCATCCAGTCCAGTCTCTGTCCCCATGGTCATGTGGCCTCTTTGATGTATTTCTCTACAAAATCAATGTGACTGCACATAGGGTCCTCTAGATAAGCCAGGATAACATTTACATCCTGAATCACAACTGCAAAGTCCTCACTATCATAAACTGGGACTACTTTTGGGGTGTCATTAGACCTCACCACTTCATGTGGCCATGTTGGCTCTACAAGGACAGCATGCCATGTGGGAAGGAAGGGACTGAGGCTCAGGAACCTTAGAGCGGGCTGAAGACTGCAGGACAGGGGGACAGGGCAGGTTGGTGGggattaaccagcaaagaaccgCACACACGGCTGTCAGCACTGAAGCACACTTGCCCATGTCCACATGGCAGCATCTGGGGATGGGGTTGGTGGCCGTCGGACAGAAGCCCATCACAAGCCGCCTCAAAAGTGTGGTGTCTTAACTTTTCCATAATCTAAGGCCAGAACAAGCACGTGTCTCCAAACACCAAGACTGCAGGTGGCTTGGCCCAAGTTGTCAGTCCTGTGACAAGTGCTCGATGGGCAGCAACCTCCAGAGAGGTGGCCTGGTTCAACTGCTCGCCAGACACAAGAACTCCCAACTACAGTTGGCACTCTGTGGCTCATGGTGGGGTCTAGTCTGTCCAGTTCTCAAAGGCACTGTTAACCCCTCTGGGCTTCTGGGAGTGGCAGGGCAAGATCAGGACTCAGACCTGGAGCAAATGGCTAAGCGCTGACGACCTTGGACACACGGCAGCCCCCAGAGCAGGACTATGTGAGTCAGGACTTGCCACTGAACCATCAGCTGACAGTGGGTAAGGCCTTCGCCTTAGGTGGCTGCTGCCACCTAAGGGTTAGGGGTCAACAAACAGAACACTATTCAACTCAGACCTCCATCCCTGAGGATCTAAGCTTCTTAAATGtggtgcttgggctgggaatatggcctagtgacaagagtgcttgcctcatatacatgaagccctgggttcaattcctcagcatcacacatatagaaaatggccagaagtggcgctgtggctcaagtggcagagtgctagccttgagcaaaaagaagccagggacagtgctcagaccctgagtccaagccccaggactggcaaaaaaaaaaaaaatgtgcttgctGCCATCACTCTAACCTTCAATTCTTCAATGCCAGGCAGCTCTTGGCTACACATAGCAAGAGCGCTGCCTCAAAATGcagcatgagggctgggaatatggcctagtgcttgcctatcatgcatgaagccctggattcgattcctcagcaccatataaacagaaaagccagaagtgacactgtggctcaagtggtagagcagtagccttgagcaaaaaaaaaaaaaaaaggtaaaggaccatgcccagaccctaagttcaagtcccaggactgacaaaaaaatttttttttccacatttttctttctacgTTCTACATGTACTACTTTTCCACATATATAAactgtcaggctgggaatatagcctagtggcaagagtgcttgccttgtatatacatgaagccctgggttcgattcctcagcaccacacatagaaaatagccagaagtgacactgtggctcaagtggcagagtgctagccttgagcaaaaagaagccagggacagtgctcaggccctgagttcaagccccaggactggaaaagaaaaaagaaacaggacaCAAATACTTGTATAGTCTGCCTATCAATGAACCTGTGAAGGACTTCTGGCCAAGGGGCCTCTTAAAGACAAGTTGAACTTGAAGCACCCAGTGTGCTGAGGAAGCCTGGGCACACTCAGTTATGGagcttccatcctatttttctccttttctggaTTCCATCACTTAAGACTCTAACATCTTAAATTCTGCTCCTGAAAATGGCTGTGGAGGTTGGAGCCCTCACTGCAAGCCGGAAATCAACTTCAAGAGTGAGCAACTCACCTTGCCTTCCCCATCCAGCGGTGTGGAAATGCTGAGACGTTCACACagatgggaggagagggacaCTGCACGTGGAGGGACACCAAACCCACGTCCTTTGGTCCTTGGTGGAGGTGCTGAAGAGCAGCCAGCTCGCTGCATCTGCTCATCAAGGGTCCTTGTGCAAGCAACACAGAAGCTGAGCACCTCAGATCTAAATACCAACCCCACAGCAGACAAAAGGGACAG
This genomic stretch from Perognathus longimembris pacificus isolate PPM17 chromosome 23, ASM2315922v1, whole genome shotgun sequence harbors:
- the Dnase1 gene encoding deoxyribonuclease-1, which encodes MRGIMLMGTLVALACLQQAAVSLRIAAFNIQTFGETKMSNDTLSRYIVKILSRYDIALVQEVRDTYLAAVGKLLDELNQDVPDTYRYVVSEPLGRSSYKEQYLFVYRPDQVTVLDSYYYDDGCEPCGNDTFSREPAIVRFSSPFTSVSEFAIVPLHAAPTEAVTEIDALYDVYLDVQQKWGLKDVMLMGDFNAGCSYVTPSQWSSIRLRTSPAFKWLIPDSADTTVSSTHCAYDRIVVAGELLQDAVVPDSAAPFDFQAAYKLSVPLAKAISDHYPVEVTLQ